One genomic region from Flagellimonas oceani encodes:
- the trpC gene encoding indole-3-glycerol phosphate synthase TrpC: MNILEQIVADKRKEVDLKKSLITLPQLEASVMMERTSVSLAEVLRKSNSGIIAEHKRRSPSKSVINQSLSIQEVAKGYADAGACGMSVLTDGKYFGGSLDDLVLARASTNIPILRKEFIIDEYQIVEAKAYGADVILLIAAILSKEEIKTLSKLAKELGLDVLLEVHNEEELEKSLMPSLDMLGVNNRNLKSFEVDLEISKSLSKKIPDDFVKVSESGISSVEAIRELKEFDYQGFLIGENFMKTDEPGKSAKEFINKIIA; this comes from the coding sequence ATGAATATCCTAGAACAAATAGTAGCCGATAAACGCAAGGAGGTCGATTTAAAAAAATCGCTCATCACCCTGCCCCAATTGGAGGCTTCCGTGATGATGGAGCGTACCTCCGTTTCATTGGCAGAAGTATTGCGCAAAAGCAATTCGGGTATCATAGCCGAGCACAAGCGACGTTCACCATCCAAATCCGTGATCAATCAAAGTTTGAGCATACAAGAGGTGGCCAAAGGGTACGCCGATGCAGGCGCCTGCGGGATGTCCGTGCTCACCGATGGCAAATATTTTGGAGGTTCGTTGGACGACCTCGTACTTGCAAGGGCATCCACCAACATTCCCATTTTGCGAAAAGAGTTCATCATAGATGAATATCAAATCGTGGAAGCCAAGGCTTACGGTGCCGATGTCATTTTATTGATCGCCGCCATTTTGTCCAAAGAAGAAATCAAGACCCTGTCCAAATTGGCCAAAGAATTAGGGTTGGATGTGTTGCTCGAAGTGCACAACGAAGAGGAACTCGAAAAATCCCTGATGCCCAGCTTGGATATGTTGGGGGTGAACAATCGTAATCTTAAATCCTTTGAGGTTGATTTGGAGATCAGCAAATCGCTGTCCAAGAAAATACCCGATGATTTTGTGAAAGTATCCGAAAGCGGGATCAGCTCGGTGGAAGCCATTCGCGAATTAAAGGAATTCGACTATCAAGGATTTTTGATCGGGGAAAATTTTATGAAGACCGATGAACCCGGTAAAAGTGCAAAAGAATTTATTAATAAGATCATCGCATAA
- the trpA gene encoding tryptophan synthase subunit alpha produces the protein MNRIKQKLQEDNPPAGRAGKILSIYFSAGYPKLNDTVKIIQDLEKNGVDLIEIGLPFSDPLADGPTIQESSTAALKNGMNTALLFEQLKDIRKSVSIPLILMGYFNPVLQYGVEEFCAKCEEIGIDGLILPDLPLDVYTEEYEPIFKKHGLINVFLITPQTSEQRIKAIDDASEGFIYMVSSASTTGAKQGFGPEQSDYFERIAKMGLKNPQIVGFGISNAETFQQATKKAKGAIIGSAFIKHLTANGVDNIGDFVKQIR, from the coding sequence ATGAACCGAATCAAACAAAAATTACAGGAGGACAACCCGCCTGCCGGACGGGCAGGAAAAATCCTTTCCATATACTTTTCCGCAGGATATCCCAAGCTGAACGACACCGTAAAAATCATCCAAGATTTGGAGAAAAATGGAGTGGACCTCATCGAAATAGGACTTCCGTTCAGTGATCCATTGGCCGATGGCCCCACGATCCAAGAAAGTTCCACGGCCGCCCTTAAAAATGGAATGAACACGGCATTGCTCTTTGAGCAACTCAAAGATATCCGCAAATCGGTTTCCATTCCGCTTATTTTGATGGGCTATTTTAACCCTGTGCTTCAATATGGGGTGGAGGAGTTTTGTGCCAAATGCGAGGAAATCGGTATCGATGGGCTCATTCTGCCAGACTTGCCCTTGGATGTGTACACGGAAGAATACGAGCCAATTTTCAAAAAACACGGATTGATCAACGTCTTTTTGATCACCCCGCAAACCAGTGAACAACGTATCAAAGCCATTGACGATGCTTCCGAAGGGTTTATTTATATGGTGAGTTCGGCCAGTACCACGGGCGCCAAACAAGGTTTTGGACCGGAACAATCCGACTATTTTGAACGTATTGCCAAGATGGGCTTGAAAAATCCACAAATCGTGGGATTCGGCATCAGCAATGCCGAGACCTTTCAGCAAGCGACCAAAAAAGCCAAAGGAGCCATCATCGGTTCGGCCTTCATCAAACATTTAACAGCAAATGGGGTCGATAACATTGGTGACTTTGTAAAGCAAATTCGTTAA
- a CDS encoding YceI family protein: protein MKKTILSLTLATVFGASANVNPIKETKEVKTSESTVTWKGYKVGGSHEGTITLKSGALEFDGENLVGGEFVVDMTSINTTDLEGDYKGQLDGHLKSDDFFGTANHPTAKLVFTKVKSTGKNSYDVTGDLTIKGTTEPVTFEVSVYGDKATASLKVDRTKYDVKYGSGIIGTAKDKLIYDEFDLVVDLQM, encoded by the coding sequence ATGAAAAAAACAATTCTAAGCTTAACATTGGCCACCGTTTTTGGTGCCTCGGCCAACGTAAACCCGATCAAAGAAACCAAAGAGGTTAAAACTTCGGAAAGTACAGTAACCTGGAAAGGGTATAAAGTAGGTGGTTCGCACGAAGGTACCATCACCCTTAAATCCGGTGCCCTGGAATTTGACGGTGAGAACTTGGTAGGTGGAGAGTTTGTTGTGGATATGACAAGCATCAACACTACCGATTTGGAAGGCGACTACAAAGGACAACTGGACGGTCACTTGAAATCCGACGATTTTTTTGGCACGGCCAATCACCCTACAGCAAAATTGGTCTTTACCAAAGTAAAATCAACCGGAAAAAATTCTTACGACGTAACCGGCGACCTTACCATTAAAGGTACTACCGAGCCTGTAACTTTTGAAGTGTCCGTATACGGAGATAAAGCAACCGCTTCTTTAAAAGTGGACAGAACCAAATACGATGTAAAATACGGATCAGGAATCATTGGTACCGCCAAGGACAAATTGATCTATGATGAGTTTGATTTGGTAGTTGATCTACAGATGTAA
- a CDS encoding anthranilate synthase component II, whose product MGRKILMIDNYDSFTYNLVHYLEDLDCEVTVKRNDQLTLEEVEPFEYIVLSPGPGIPDEAGLLKDIIKTYAPTKKIFGVCLGLQAIGEVFGGTLINLDQVYHGVDTTITVTKDDPIYKDMPKTLQVGRYHSWVVDPNLPDVLETTAVDENGQVMSLRHKAYDVTAVQFHPESVLTPEGKQMLKNWLNRK is encoded by the coding sequence ATGGGAAGAAAGATTTTAATGATAGACAATTACGATAGCTTTACCTACAACTTGGTGCACTATCTGGAGGATCTGGATTGTGAGGTTACCGTAAAACGGAACGATCAGCTCACCTTGGAAGAAGTGGAACCTTTTGAATATATAGTACTTTCACCCGGTCCTGGCATTCCTGATGAAGCCGGACTTTTAAAGGACATCATAAAAACCTACGCACCAACAAAAAAAATATTTGGGGTGTGTTTGGGGCTGCAAGCCATTGGAGAAGTTTTTGGGGGCACCTTGATCAATTTGGACCAAGTATATCACGGCGTGGACACTACCATAACTGTGACCAAAGACGACCCTATTTATAAGGATATGCCCAAAACCCTTCAAGTGGGAAGGTACCATTCTTGGGTGGTGGACCCGAATTTGCCCGATGTTTTGGAAACCACCGCGGTGGATGAAAACGGACAAGTAATGTCTCTGCGGCATAAAGCATATGATGTTACGGCCGTACAGTTTCACCCAGAATCCGTTTTGACACCTGAAGGAAAACAAATGCTAAAAAATTGGCTCAATAGAAAATAG
- a CDS encoding phosphoribosylanthranilate isomerase, which translates to MKLKICGMNHNPEEVATLRPDFMGFIFWEPSSRYFVGEMPPLPSSIKKVGVFVDAPLEEVLEKTEQYQLNAVQLHGKESADYCAALRQSNSDIIKVFSIKYDFDFDVLKDYEAVCDYFLFDTKGRLPGGNGYTFDWSVLEKYPSDKPYFLSGGIGLDSKEKLKAFLNSPASKNCFAIDVNSKFETAPGLKNMEDLKIFIESLKSVRN; encoded by the coding sequence ATGAAACTAAAAATCTGCGGCATGAACCATAATCCTGAAGAGGTGGCAACCTTGCGACCGGATTTTATGGGGTTTATTTTTTGGGAACCTTCTTCCAGATATTTTGTGGGGGAAATGCCTCCATTGCCCAGTTCCATCAAAAAAGTGGGCGTTTTTGTGGATGCGCCTTTGGAAGAGGTTTTGGAAAAAACGGAGCAGTATCAATTAAATGCCGTGCAACTCCATGGGAAGGAAAGTGCTGATTATTGCGCTGCCCTTCGTCAGTCGAACAGTGACATCATCAAAGTATTCTCCATCAAGTATGATTTTGATTTTGATGTCCTGAAAGATTATGAAGCAGTCTGTGATTATTTCCTCTTTGACACCAAAGGAAGATTACCAGGTGGCAACGGCTACACCTTTGACTGGTCTGTTCTGGAAAAGTATCCATCCGACAAGCCCTATTTTCTGAGCGGAGGCATAGGCTTGGATTCCAAAGAGAAATTGAAAGCATTTTTAAACAGTCCAGCTTCCAAAAACTGTTTCGCCATCGACGTGAACAGTAAGTTTGAAACAGCACCTGGATTAAAAAATATGGAAGATTTAAAAATATTCATCGAATCGCTGAAGAGCGTTCGTAACTAA
- a CDS encoding anthranilate synthase component I family protein, which produces MSYTLTTHYKKILADTITPVSVYLKIRDKFPNSILLESSDYHANDNSFSYICCNPIASIKVENETIEQRFPDGSKEVTEITPGTDVTEMIHNFSKRFKTTQNGFKFIYNGLFGYMAYDAVRYFEDVAISKKQDSANIPDIYYAVYQNIIAINHFKNEAYLFAHCYDTESNVEEMEQLFSVRTFSSYNFNKEGKPESNLKDEDYKEQVELAKKHCQRGDVFQLVLSRRFKQKFKGDEFNVYRALRSINPSPYLFYFDYGDFKIFGSSPEAQLIVKDGKAEIHPIAGTYKRTGNDEKDAELAKKLAQDEKENSEHVMLVDLARNDLSRNGNTVNVETYREVQYFSHVIHLVSKVTGQKKKESTTMKVVADTFPAGTLSGAPKHMAMQLIEKYEKTSRSYYGGAIGFMDFDGNFNHAIMIRTFLSKDHELYYQAGAGLVAASNPDDELQETYNKLGALTKALEIAETI; this is translated from the coding sequence ATGAGTTACACCCTAACCACACATTACAAAAAAATCCTCGCGGACACCATTACGCCCGTGAGCGTCTACCTGAAGATCAGGGACAAGTTTCCCAACAGCATCCTGCTCGAAAGTAGCGATTACCACGCCAACGACAACAGTTTTTCGTACATCTGTTGCAACCCTATCGCATCCATTAAAGTAGAGAACGAGACCATTGAACAACGTTTTCCAGATGGTTCAAAGGAAGTAACCGAAATTACTCCCGGCACGGATGTTACCGAAATGATTCACAACTTTAGCAAGCGGTTCAAAACCACGCAAAATGGTTTTAAATTCATTTATAATGGATTGTTCGGGTATATGGCCTATGATGCCGTGCGTTATTTTGAGGATGTAGCAATTTCCAAAAAGCAAGATTCTGCAAACATTCCGGATATCTACTACGCGGTGTACCAAAATATTATTGCCATCAATCATTTTAAGAACGAGGCCTATTTGTTCGCCCATTGTTACGATACCGAAAGCAATGTGGAAGAAATGGAGCAACTTTTCAGCGTCCGTACCTTTTCATCCTACAATTTTAATAAAGAGGGTAAACCAGAATCCAACTTGAAAGATGAGGACTACAAAGAACAGGTGGAACTTGCCAAAAAGCATTGCCAACGAGGCGATGTGTTCCAATTGGTGCTCTCCAGAAGGTTCAAACAAAAATTCAAGGGAGACGAGTTCAATGTCTACCGGGCACTTCGCTCCATCAACCCCTCCCCTTACCTTTTCTATTTTGATTACGGTGATTTTAAAATCTTCGGGAGCTCTCCCGAGGCCCAGCTCATTGTCAAGGATGGCAAAGCCGAGATACACCCCATTGCCGGAACCTATAAACGTACCGGAAATGATGAAAAAGATGCCGAATTGGCAAAAAAACTGGCGCAGGACGAAAAAGAGAACAGCGAACACGTAATGCTCGTGGACTTGGCCCGAAACGATTTGAGCCGCAACGGTAACACCGTGAATGTGGAAACCTATCGGGAAGTACAGTATTTCTCTCACGTGATTCATTTGGTGTCCAAAGTAACCGGACAAAAGAAAAAGGAAAGCACCACAATGAAGGTGGTCGCCGACACCTTTCCTGCGGGAACGTTGAGTGGCGCACCCAAGCACATGGCCATGCAGCTCATTGAAAAGTACGAGAAAACGAGTCGCTCGTACTATGGCGGCGCCATCGGGTTCATGGATTTTGACGGCAATTTTAACCACGCCATTATGATCCGAACGTTTTTGAGCAAGGATCACGAACTATATTACCAAGCAGGTGCAGGTTTGGTGGCTGCCTCCAATCCCGATGACGAACTCCAAGAAACCTACAATAAATTGGGCGCATTGACCAAAGCGCTGGAAATTGCCGAAACAATCTAA
- a CDS encoding M20/M25/M40 family metallo-hydrolase, which produces MKKTLFLICSFLGFSLFAQDDVAIKSQVADAINEIREFIAIPNDALDAADIDRNIMWLKRKFGDRGFNTAVLDTEGLPLFFAAMPMDANKPTVLIYMHFDGQSVDPTKWDQLNPYQVVLKKPADGGFETVSFDEMDDDIDYNWRLFGRSTSDDKSPIVMLLNAMDLLKKDGKEIPFNIKVILDSEEEKGSNPLPAAVKQYRELLESDFLMIVDGPVHASENPTVVYGCRGITTLTLTTYGPIKPQHSGHYGNYAPNPGFQLAQLLATMKDVDGRVTIPGYYDGISIDESTDSILKSVPDSDEAIAEKLQFKTAEKVGNYYQAALQYPSLNIRGLGSGWVGDKARTIVPESATAELDLRLVVETDGNRLKKLVKDHISKQGYKVLDHKPSKEERMQFDKIVTVEEGSVTDAFRTELDNPYGKFIVNTLNKSFGEEVIRIQTMGGTVPIAPFINELKIPAFIVPVVNPDNNQHSPNENIKIGQLAYGIKAFYGILSSEMN; this is translated from the coding sequence ATGAAAAAAACGCTGTTCCTTATCTGCTCATTCCTCGGTTTTTCACTTTTTGCCCAAGACGATGTGGCCATTAAATCGCAAGTGGCAGACGCCATTAATGAGATCCGGGAATTTATTGCCATTCCCAATGATGCCCTCGATGCTGCGGATATTGACCGTAACATTATGTGGCTCAAACGAAAATTTGGGGACAGGGGTTTCAATACCGCGGTTTTGGATACCGAAGGACTCCCTTTGTTCTTTGCAGCGATGCCAATGGACGCAAACAAACCAACGGTACTGATCTACATGCATTTTGACGGACAGTCCGTTGATCCGACCAAATGGGACCAACTAAACCCTTATCAAGTAGTGCTCAAAAAACCGGCTGATGGTGGATTTGAGACCGTTTCATTTGATGAAATGGATGACGACATTGATTATAACTGGCGTTTGTTCGGCAGGTCCACTTCCGATGACAAATCGCCCATTGTGATGCTTTTGAACGCCATGGACCTCTTGAAGAAAGATGGCAAGGAAATACCCTTCAACATCAAGGTGATTCTGGACAGTGAAGAGGAAAAGGGCAGTAATCCCCTACCAGCCGCCGTAAAACAATATCGTGAACTGTTGGAATCCGACTTTTTGATGATCGTGGACGGTCCTGTTCATGCTTCGGAAAACCCGACCGTGGTTTATGGTTGTCGTGGCATTACCACTTTGACCCTGACCACCTACGGCCCCATAAAACCGCAACACAGCGGACATTATGGTAATTACGCGCCTAATCCGGGATTTCAGTTGGCGCAACTTTTGGCCACTATGAAGGATGTTGATGGCAGGGTTACCATTCCCGGCTATTACGACGGTATTTCCATTGATGAAAGCACGGATTCCATTTTAAAAAGTGTTCCCGATAGCGATGAGGCCATTGCGGAGAAACTACAATTTAAAACTGCCGAAAAAGTGGGCAACTATTATCAAGCCGCCTTGCAATATCCCTCCTTGAACATTCGTGGCTTGGGTTCGGGCTGGGTCGGTGACAAAGCGCGGACCATTGTGCCGGAAAGTGCCACGGCCGAACTGGATTTGAGATTGGTGGTGGAGACTGATGGCAACCGTCTCAAAAAATTGGTGAAAGACCATATCAGCAAACAAGGATACAAAGTATTGGACCACAAGCCCTCCAAAGAAGAGCGAATGCAGTTTGATAAAATCGTGACCGTGGAAGAAGGCAGTGTTACGGACGCATTCCGCACTGAGCTGGACAATCCTTATGGTAAATTTATCGTGAACACATTAAACAAAAGTTTCGGAGAAGAGGTGATTCGGATACAAACCATGGGCGGCACCGTACCCATTGCACCTTTTATCAACGAGTTGAAGATTCCTGCCTTTATTGTTCCGGTCGTCAATCCGGACAACAACCAGCACAGTCCCAACGAGAACATCAAAATTGGTCAGTTGGCGTATGGCATTAAAGCATTTTACGGGATTCTTTCTTCTGAAATGAATTAA
- the trpD gene encoding anthranilate phosphoribosyltransferase: MKETLNKLINHEILPKEEAKKILVNIAKGDYNTSQIAAFLTVYMMRSVTIEELEGFRDALLELCLAVDLAEYDPIDLCGTGGDGKDTFNISTLASFVTAGAGIHVTKHGNYGVSSKCGSSNVMEFLGIKFSNEADFLKKTIEEAGICVLHAPLFHPAMKNVAPIRRELAVKTFFNMLGPMVNPAFPKNQMVGVFNLELARMYGYLYQNTDKKFTVLHALDGYDEISLTGDTKTISNNTESMLKPSDFGVEKVLQQEIVGGEDVAASAQIFMDILQGKGTDAQNNVVCANAGVAIATVEGTSPKQGFEKAKESLLSGKGLEALKKLQKLSAQ, translated from the coding sequence ATGAAAGAGACCTTAAACAAACTGATCAATCACGAAATACTTCCCAAGGAAGAAGCCAAAAAGATATTGGTGAACATTGCCAAGGGCGATTACAATACATCACAAATTGCCGCATTTTTAACCGTTTATATGATGCGGAGCGTGACCATTGAAGAATTGGAAGGCTTCCGTGATGCCCTTTTGGAACTTTGTTTGGCCGTAGACCTCGCTGAATACGACCCCATTGACCTTTGCGGAACAGGTGGGGACGGCAAGGACACCTTCAATATTTCCACCTTGGCCTCCTTTGTCACGGCAGGAGCGGGAATCCATGTGACCAAACACGGCAACTATGGGGTTTCCTCAAAATGTGGAAGCAGCAATGTGATGGAATTTCTAGGAATCAAATTCAGTAATGAGGCTGATTTTCTAAAGAAAACCATCGAGGAAGCCGGTATTTGCGTATTGCACGCACCCCTTTTTCACCCAGCCATGAAAAATGTAGCCCCCATCAGAAGGGAGTTGGCCGTAAAAACATTTTTCAATATGTTGGGGCCTATGGTAAATCCCGCGTTTCCAAAAAATCAAATGGTTGGCGTTTTTAATCTGGAATTGGCCAGAATGTACGGTTATCTATACCAGAACACCGATAAAAAATTCACTGTTTTACACGCGTTGGACGGGTATGACGAAATCTCGTTGACAGGCGACACAAAAACCATATCCAACAACACCGAATCCATGTTGAAACCATCAGATTTTGGGGTTGAAAAAGTTTTACAGCAAGAAATCGTTGGTGGAGAAGACGTAGCGGCATCCGCCCAAATATTCATGGACATTTTACAAGGAAAAGGTACCGATGCACAAAACAACGTTGTCTGTGCCAACGCAGGTGTCGCCATTGCCACAGTAGAGGGCACCTCTCCAAAACAAGGTTTTGAAAAAGCAAAAGAATCGTTGTTGAGCGGAAAGGGATTGGAAGCATTGAAGAAATTGCAAAAATTAAGTGCCCAATGA
- the trpB gene encoding tryptophan synthase subunit beta has translation MKSYHADERGYYGEFGGAFIPEMLYPNCEELRQNYLGIMEEPSFKEEFHQLLKDYVGRPTPLYFANRLSEKYNTKIYLKREDLCHTGAHKVNNTIGQILMAKKLGKNRIIAETGAGQHGVATATVCALMGIECIVYMGEIDIARQAPNVARMKMLGAEVRPAKSGSKTLKDATNEAIRDWINNPVDTHYIIGSVVGPHPYPDMVARFQSVISEEIKNQLQEKEGRENPDYVVACVGGGSNAAGAYYHYLDVPEVGIIAVEAAGKGIHSGESAATSALGKVGIIHGSKTLLMQTQDGQITEPYSISAGLDYPGVGPMHAHLYASGRGEFISITDDDAMHAGLELSKLEGIIPAIETSHALAIFENRKFKPDDVVVVNLSGRGDKDLQNYIDYFKL, from the coding sequence ATGAAAAGCTATCATGCCGATGAAAGGGGATATTACGGTGAGTTTGGGGGAGCTTTTATCCCGGAAATGTTGTATCCCAATTGCGAAGAGCTACGGCAAAACTACCTGGGCATTATGGAGGAACCTTCGTTCAAAGAGGAGTTCCATCAATTGCTCAAAGATTATGTGGGCAGGCCCACCCCACTTTATTTCGCCAACCGTTTATCAGAAAAATACAATACAAAAATCTATCTCAAACGAGAAGACCTGTGCCATACCGGCGCCCACAAAGTCAATAACACCATTGGTCAAATCCTAATGGCCAAAAAGCTGGGCAAAAACCGAATCATAGCCGAGACAGGAGCAGGTCAGCACGGAGTGGCCACAGCAACCGTTTGTGCACTAATGGGCATTGAGTGCATTGTGTACATGGGAGAAATCGACATTGCACGCCAAGCCCCGAACGTGGCCCGTATGAAAATGTTGGGAGCCGAGGTAAGGCCGGCCAAATCGGGCAGTAAAACCTTGAAGGATGCGACAAACGAAGCCATCCGCGACTGGATCAACAATCCTGTGGACACGCATTACATCATTGGTTCCGTCGTTGGGCCGCATCCCTATCCGGATATGGTGGCACGTTTTCAATCCGTAATCTCGGAGGAAATCAAAAATCAGCTTCAAGAGAAAGAAGGCCGTGAAAACCCGGATTACGTTGTGGCCTGTGTGGGCGGTGGAAGCAATGCCGCTGGGGCCTACTATCATTATTTGGATGTTCCCGAAGTGGGTATTATTGCCGTGGAAGCTGCCGGAAAAGGAATTCACTCCGGTGAAAGTGCGGCCACCTCCGCTTTGGGAAAAGTGGGCATCATTCACGGCAGCAAAACGCTGTTGATGCAGACCCAAGATGGACAGATTACCGAACCCTATTCCATTTCAGCAGGACTGGATTACCCCGGTGTGGGACCGATGCATGCACATTTGTACGCTTCGGGCAGGGGAGAATTTATTTCGATAACGGATGATGATGCCATGCATGCCGGTTTGGAGCTTTCCAAACTGGAAGGAATCATACCCGCAATAGAAACTTCCCACGCATTGGCCATTTTTGAGAACAGGAAATTCAAGCCCGATGATGTGGTGGTGGTCAACCTGTCAGGCCGTGGCGACAAAGATTTACAGAACTATATTGATTATTTTAAATTATAG
- a CDS encoding uracil-DNA glycosylase family protein, translating to MSSRLFKHTHPYKPFLLEEATKLIVGTLPPPRFTTGELRPQDVDFCYGSCNGQLWPILDRIFNLGLKYETTEEAVEQRKEFLIDNSIGVCDIVESAEREKIDASDLGMQNVVLRDLTGYLKKHPNIQTVLFMGGNSKNGPEYFFRKQLKEYGLKLKVVSNQVPRIHHLELHFESDMSVRALPKAIGTRTVKTVSLTAPSGAANRAVGSLQAYKDLKSKNPDFNTLDFRVMQYREFF from the coding sequence TTGAGTTCACGACTATTCAAGCATACACATCCCTATAAACCCTTTTTGTTAGAAGAGGCCACCAAGTTGATTGTGGGCACCTTGCCGCCACCACGGTTTACCACGGGCGAATTAAGGCCGCAAGATGTGGATTTTTGCTATGGAAGCTGCAACGGTCAGCTTTGGCCCATTTTGGACCGAATTTTTAATTTGGGTTTAAAATATGAGACCACGGAAGAGGCAGTTGAGCAACGAAAAGAATTCTTGATCGATAATAGCATAGGGGTCTGTGATATTGTCGAAAGTGCAGAACGCGAAAAAATCGATGCTTCTGACCTGGGCATGCAAAACGTAGTCCTACGGGATTTGACAGGCTATTTAAAAAAACACCCCAATATCCAGACGGTATTGTTCATGGGCGGAAACAGTAAAAACGGTCCCGAATATTTCTTTCGCAAACAGTTAAAAGAATATGGGCTAAAATTAAAAGTTGTTTCCAACCAAGTGCCTCGAATCCATCATCTGGAGCTGCACTTTGAATCTGATATGTCAGTCCGAGCGCTCCCGAAAGCTATCGGGACGAGAACAGTAAAAACCGTTTCCCTGACAGCTCCTTCGGGAGCTGCCAATCGCGCTGTGGGAAGTTTACAGGCTTACAAAGATTTAAAAAGCAAAAATCCAGATTTCAATACCCTTGATTTTAGGGTAATGCAGTATCGGGAGTTTTTTTAA